In one window of Enterobacteriaceae endosymbiont of Plateumaris rustica DNA:
- the gyrA gene encoding DNA gyrase subunit A, with product MSSFSKEINSINIEEELKNSYLDYAMSVIIGRALPDARDGLKPVHRRMLYAMYILGNTWNKPYKKSARIVGDVIGKYHPHGDSAVYDTIVRLAQSFSLRYTLIDGQGNFGSIDGDSAAAMRYTEIRMTKIAQEIISDLEKQTVDFLPNYDLTEKIPEVMPTKIPNLLINGSSGIAVGMTTNIPPHNLTEVINACLAYIKNENISIQQLMKYIPGPDFPTSGIINDFDGIQKAYITGKGKIFIRGRSKIVINNNLKSIIIYELPYQVNKAKLIEKIVELIKEKKIHGIKNLRDESDKDGIRIVMEIKKDISTDVILNNLYSLTPLQISFSINMVSLYKGQPKIMSLKNIIEAFISHRREVVIRRTNYEINKSRNKAHILEGLIVALSNIQSIIEIIRSSSIIEIIKNKIYSKSWNTNNLLFILKSQEKKKSNIILNNLNLIKSNNNYSFSHKQVQAILDLKLHKLTSLEHKKLFQEYQNIIYKISELIKIVDDYQCLMKVIYKELIFIKEEFGDKRKTEIIKNRSFIKMEDLINSEDVIITLSYQGYIKYQKLSDYEVQHRGGKGKLAVKIKEKDFINRIIIANTHDNLLCFSNLGRLYWTKVYNLPMSNRYAKGRPIINILPLKNHEKITNLFVLKKYSNDLNLFMATRKGIVKKTNLNKFSKPRNGGIIAIKLKKNDSLIGIDITHKKDKIMLFSSLGKVVQFNENEVRSMGRTSIGVKGIKLLSQKDNVVSLVILKNECQNDILTITENGYGKKTNIKEYPIKSRSTKGVISIKVNKRNGLVANAIEVSSNNQILIITNIGTLIRTYVSEISTVSRNTKGVMIMKINKNEKIIALEKISIK from the coding sequence ATGAGTTCTTTTTCTAAAGAAATTAATTCAATTAATATTGAAGAAGAATTAAAAAATTCTTATTTAGATTATGCTATGTCTGTTATAATAGGTAGAGCATTACCAGATGCAAGAGATGGATTAAAACCTGTACATAGAAGAATGTTATATGCTATGTATATATTAGGAAATACATGGAATAAACCTTATAAAAAATCAGCTCGTATTGTAGGAGATGTTATAGGTAAATATCATCCTCATGGTGATTCTGCTGTTTATGATACTATAGTTAGATTAGCACAATCATTTTCTTTAAGATATACATTAATAGATGGACAAGGTAATTTTGGATCTATTGATGGTGATTCTGCAGCAGCTATGCGTTATACTGAAATAAGAATGACTAAAATAGCTCAAGAAATAATTAGTGATCTTGAAAAACAAACAGTAGATTTTTTACCTAATTATGATTTAACTGAAAAAATTCCTGAAGTAATGCCTACAAAAATACCTAATTTATTAATTAACGGATCTTCTGGAATAGCTGTAGGGATGACTACAAATATACCTCCACATAATCTTACAGAAGTTATAAATGCATGTTTAGCATATATAAAAAATGAAAATATTTCTATTCAACAATTAATGAAATATATTCCTGGACCTGATTTTCCCACATCAGGAATTATAAATGATTTTGATGGTATTCAAAAAGCTTATATTACAGGAAAAGGAAAAATTTTTATTCGTGGACGTAGTAAAATTGTCATAAACAATAATCTTAAATCAATTATTATATATGAATTACCATATCAGGTTAATAAAGCTAAACTCATAGAAAAAATTGTAGAATTAATTAAAGAAAAAAAAATTCATGGAATTAAAAATTTACGAGATGAATCAGATAAAGATGGCATTAGAATTGTAATGGAAATAAAAAAAGATATATCTACAGACGTTATTTTGAATAATTTATATTCTTTAACTCCATTACAAATTTCTTTTAGTATTAATATGGTCTCCTTATATAAAGGACAACCTAAAATCATGTCTTTAAAAAATATTATTGAAGCATTTATATCTCATCGACGTGAAGTAGTAATACGTAGAACTAATTATGAAATTAATAAATCACGTAATAAAGCTCATATTTTAGAAGGATTAATAGTAGCATTATCTAATATACAATCAATAATAGAAATTATTCGTTCTTCTTCTATTATAGAAATCATAAAAAATAAAATTTATTCTAAATCATGGAATACTAATAATTTATTATTTATTTTAAAATCTCAAGAGAAAAAAAAATCGAATATTATTTTAAATAATTTAAATTTAATTAAATCTAATAATAATTATTCTTTTAGTCATAAACAAGTACAAGCTATCTTAGATTTAAAATTACATAAATTAACTAGTTTAGAACATAAAAAATTATTTCAAGAATATCAAAATATTATATATAAAATATCAGAACTTATTAAAATAGTTGATGACTATCAATGTTTAATGAAAGTTATATATAAAGAATTAATTTTTATTAAAGAAGAGTTTGGAGATAAAAGAAAAACTGAGATTATCAAAAACAGATCTTTTATAAAAATGGAAGATTTAATTAATTCTGAAGATGTCATAATTACACTATCATATCAAGGTTATATTAAATATCAAAAATTATCTGATTATGAAGTTCAACATAGAGGTGGTAAAGGAAAATTAGCAGTTAAAATAAAAGAAAAAGATTTTATTAATCGTATAATTATAGCTAATACACATGATAATCTTTTATGTTTTTCTAATTTAGGACGTTTATACTGGACTAAAGTATATAATTTACCAATGTCTAATAGATACGCTAAAGGTAGACCAATTATAAATATTTTACCATTAAAAAATCATGAAAAAATTACTAATTTATTTGTATTAAAAAAATATAGTAATGATTTAAATTTATTTATGGCAACTAGAAAAGGAATAGTAAAAAAGACTAATTTAAATAAATTTAGTAAACCTAGAAATGGAGGAATTATTGCAATAAAATTAAAAAAAAATGATTCTTTAATAGGAATTGATATCACTCATAAAAAAGATAAAATAATGTTATTTTCATCTTTAGGTAAAGTTGTACAATTTAATGAAAATGAAGTTAGATCTATGGGTAGAACATCAATTGGTGTAAAAGGAATTAAACTTTTATCTCAAAAAGATAATGTTGTTTCATTAGTTATTTTAAAAAATGAATGTCAAAATGATATTTTAACCATTACAGAAAATGGATATGGAAAAAAAACAAATATTAAAGAATATCCAATTAAATCAAGATCTACTAAAGGTGTTATTTCTATTAAAGTTAATAAAAGAAATGGTTTAGTAGCAAATGCTATAGAAGTATCTTCTAATAATCAAATATTAATAATAACAAATATAGGAACTTTAATACGTACATATGTCTCAGAAATTTCTACAGTTAGTCGTAATACTAAAGGAGTTATGATAATGAAAATAAATAAAAACGAAAAAATTATAGCATTAGAAAAAATTTCTATAAAATAA
- the rsmH gene encoding 16S rRNA (cytosine(1402)-N(4))-methyltransferase RsmH, translating to MIKHLPVMLKESINSLNVKKNGIYIDATYGCGGHTKLILSKLGKRGRIYAIDCDIKTILVNKIFDKRIIYINTKFSNLINILDTKILGKIDGILFDLGFSSFQLNDPKRGFSFMIDGLLDMRFDQKNGITAEQWIKKVSQDELAFVLKNYGEEKFAKKIAFYIKQYVIKNKLNKTSNLSRLICSVLYKYNKNKKRLKHPATRSFQAIRIFINKELEELKKALFNSLIILKKGGIISVISFHSLEDRIIKNFMKIYSMNDKCYSNFPLTEKEINNLSKNNYKLKVIDRIFPSYKEIYDNPRSRSAILRVGQKI from the coding sequence ATGATAAAACATTTACCAGTTATGTTAAAAGAATCTATTAATAGTTTAAATGTAAAAAAGAATGGTATTTATATAGATGCCACATATGGATGTGGAGGTCATACAAAATTAATCTTATCTAAATTAGGAAAAAGAGGTCGTATATATGCAATAGACTGTGATATAAAAACAATATTAGTTAATAAAATTTTTGATAAACGTATTATATATATAAATACAAAATTTTCTAACCTAATAAATATTTTAGATACAAAAATATTAGGTAAAATAGATGGAATATTATTTGATTTAGGTTTTTCATCTTTTCAATTAAATGATCCTAAAAGAGGTTTTTCTTTTATGATTGATGGTTTATTAGATATGCGTTTTGATCAAAAGAATGGAATAACTGCAGAACAATGGATTAAAAAAGTTAGTCAAGATGAATTAGCTTTTGTATTAAAAAATTATGGTGAAGAAAAATTTGCTAAAAAAATAGCATTTTATATTAAACAATATGTTATAAAAAATAAATTAAATAAAACTAGTAATTTAAGTAGATTAATATGTTCTGTATTATACAAATATAATAAAAACAAAAAAAGATTAAAACATCCAGCAACAAGATCTTTTCAAGCAATAAGAATTTTTATTAATAAAGAACTAGAAGAATTAAAAAAAGCTTTATTTAATTCATTAATAATATTAAAGAAAGGAGGTATAATATCTGTAATTAGTTTTCATTCATTAGAAGATCGTATTATAAAAAATTTTATGAAAATATATAGTATGAATGATAAATGTTATTCTAATTTTCCTTTAACCGAAAAAGAAATAAATAATTTATCTAAAAACAATTATAAATTAAAAGTAATTGATAGAATATTTCCTTCTTATAAAGAAATTTATGATAACCCTAGGTCAAGAAGTGCAATATTACGTGTAGGACAAAAAATATAA
- the metK gene encoding methionine adenosyltransferase yields the protein MSEYLFTSESVSEGHPDKMADQISDAILDAILKQDVTARVACETYIKTGVVLVGGEITTTAIIDIEKIIRKTIREIGYIDSSMGFDFNSCAIFNNIGKQSKDIYKGVFNKNGLLEGAGDQGLVFGYATNETKNFMPAPITYAHLLVQRQSEVRKNGILPWLRPDAKSQITFKYKNNKIIGIETVVLSTQYSEDISYKYLQEAVMEEIIKPILPKIWLHKNTKFLINPAGRFIIGGPMGDCGLTGRKIIVDTYGGMARHGGGSFSGKDPSKVDRSGAYVARYIAKNIVASSLASRCEIQIAYAIGISEPISLMIETFGTGKISNEKLTLLIQKIFNLKPLNIIKMLNLLNPIYKKTSSYGHFGRNIFTWEKIDKINKLLEISGI from the coding sequence ATGAGTGAATATCTTTTTACTTCAGAATCTGTATCTGAAGGACATCCAGATAAAATGGCAGATCAAATTTCTGATGCTATATTAGATGCTATTCTTAAACAAGATGTAACAGCACGTGTTGCGTGTGAAACTTATATTAAAACTGGAGTAGTACTAGTTGGAGGAGAAATAACTACAACTGCTATTATAGATATAGAAAAAATTATAAGAAAAACAATAAGAGAAATAGGTTATATTGATTCTAGTATGGGATTTGATTTTAATTCTTGTGCTATATTTAATAATATAGGTAAACAATCTAAAGATATTTATAAAGGAGTATTTAATAAAAATGGTTTATTAGAAGGTGCAGGTGATCAAGGATTAGTTTTTGGATATGCAACTAATGAAACAAAAAATTTTATGCCAGCTCCTATAACTTATGCTCATCTTTTAGTACAAAGACAATCTGAAGTAAGAAAAAATGGGATTTTACCATGGTTAAGACCAGATGCTAAAAGTCAAATTACTTTTAAATATAAAAATAATAAAATTATAGGAATAGAAACAGTAGTCTTATCTACTCAATATTCAGAAGATATATCATATAAATATTTACAAGAAGCAGTTATGGAAGAAATTATTAAACCAATATTACCTAAAATATGGTTACATAAAAATACAAAATTTCTTATTAATCCTGCCGGTCGTTTTATAATTGGTGGACCAATGGGAGATTGTGGATTAACAGGACGTAAAATTATTGTTGATACATATGGTGGTATGGCACGTCATGGAGGTGGATCATTTTCAGGAAAAGATCCTTCAAAAGTAGATAGATCTGGAGCATATGTAGCAAGATATATAGCAAAAAATATAGTTGCTTCATCTTTAGCCTCACGTTGTGAAATTCAAATAGCCTATGCAATTGGTATTTCTGAACCTATATCTTTAATGATAGAAACATTTGGAACTGGTAAAATTTCTAATGAAAAATTAACTTTATTAATACAAAAAATATTTAATTTAAAACCTTTAAATATAATTAAAATGTTAAATCTTTTAAATCCAATATATAAAAAAACATCTTCTTATGGACATTTTGGAAGAAATATTTTTACATGGGAAAAAATAGATAAAATTAATAAATTACTAGAAATTTCTGGAATTTAA
- the murE gene encoding UDP-N-acetylmuramoyl-L-alanyl-D-glutamate--2,6-diaminopimelate ligase, which yields MSNYGLNLLELLNNHISDYKISNIFINKIVLDSRQIKGKNCLFIAIKGCKLDGKIFIDDAIKNGAVAIITYSDNNTSPYNIIFKNNIPIIFLSNLQKKISFFAGKLYNHPSYKIPVIGVTGTNGKTSITNFLMQWINLLGKKAAICSTLGNGFYNNLITTNNTTDSAIDIQYTLKNFLEKKADIVIIEISSHGLKQFRVANLKFEVGIFTNLTRDHLDYHLNMKNYELTKWKFFSEHKIIKNIININDIIGYNWFKKLSYNNKNVIAVTTKKYFFIKNNLYFKVTKINFLKDNTIIEFNSSWGKGTIKTFLIGYFNVINIILSMTTLLNLNFSLKELINTSHKIHSVHGRMEIFPSKKKYPKIIIDYAHTPHALKNALLTIKLYCKGKIWCIFGCGGERDIGKRSIMGIIAKNFSDVVIITTDNPRSENIIDIINDIIEKYKNKNNLHIITNRFKAIHYAINNANKNDTILIAGKGHEQYQIIGNKIFNYSDYNVVNNIFKKNI from the coding sequence TTGAGTAACTATGGATTAAATTTATTAGAATTATTAAATAATCATATAAGTGATTATAAAATATCTAATATTTTTATAAATAAAATAGTTTTAGATAGTCGTCAAATTAAAGGTAAGAATTGTTTATTTATAGCTATTAAAGGTTGTAAATTAGATGGAAAAATTTTTATAGATGACGCTATTAAAAATGGAGCTGTTGCTATTATCACTTATAGTGATAATAATACATCACCTTATAATATAATTTTTAAAAATAATATTCCTATAATTTTTTTATCAAATTTACAAAAAAAAATTTCTTTTTTTGCAGGTAAATTATATAATCATCCAAGTTATAAAATACCTGTAATTGGAGTTACAGGAACTAATGGAAAAACAAGTATTACCAATTTTTTAATGCAATGGATTAATTTATTAGGAAAAAAAGCAGCAATTTGTAGTACATTAGGAAATGGTTTTTATAATAATTTAATAACTACTAATAATACTACAGATTCTGCAATTGATATTCAATATACATTAAAAAATTTTTTAGAAAAAAAAGCTGACATAGTTATTATAGAAATATCTTCTCATGGACTAAAACAATTTAGAGTTGCAAATTTAAAATTTGAAGTAGGAATTTTTACCAATTTAACTAGAGATCATTTAGATTATCATTTAAATATGAAAAATTATGAGTTAACTAAATGGAAATTTTTTTCTGAACATAAAATTATAAAAAATATTATAAATATTAATGATATTATAGGATATAATTGGTTTAAAAAATTATCTTATAATAATAAAAATGTTATTGCTGTTACTACTAAAAAATATTTTTTTATTAAAAATAATTTATATTTTAAAGTTACTAAAATAAATTTTTTAAAAGATAATACTATTATAGAATTTAATTCTAGTTGGGGTAAAGGAACTATTAAAACATTTTTAATTGGATATTTTAATGTAATTAATATTATCTTAAGTATGACTACATTATTAAATTTAAATTTTTCTTTAAAAGAACTTATAAATACTTCACACAAAATACATTCTGTTCATGGAAGAATGGAAATATTTCCTTCAAAAAAAAAATATCCAAAAATTATAATTGATTATGCACACACTCCTCATGCATTAAAAAATGCACTTTTAACTATTAAATTATACTGTAAAGGAAAAATATGGTGTATATTTGGATGTGGAGGAGAAAGAGATATTGGAAAACGTTCAATTATGGGTATAATTGCTAAAAATTTTTCAGATGTTGTAATTATTACTACTGATAATCCTAGATCAGAAAATATAATAGATATTATTAATGATATTATAGAAAAATATAAAAATAAAAATAATTTACATATAATCACAAATAGATTTAAAGCAATACATTATGCAATAAATAACGCTAATAAAAATGATACTATTCTTATAGCAGGAAAAGGTCATGAACAGTATCAAATTATTGGGAATAAAATTTTTAATTATTCTGATTATAATGTTGTTAATAACATTTTTAAAAAAAATATTTAA
- the tkt gene encoding transketolase, which translates to MSSRRDLANAIRILSIDAIQKSNSGHPGAPMGMADIAEVLWRDYLNHNPGNPQWINRDRFILSNGHSSMLIYSLLHLTGYDLTISELKNFRQLNSKTPGHPEFGCTPSIETSTGPLGQGLANAVGMAIAEKTLAAQFNKPNFDIINHYTYVFIGDGCLMEGISHEVCSLAGTLKLKKLIVFYDNNGISIDGNISGWFTDDTKKRFESYGWNVISNINGHNYKEIQKAINTAKTSIEEKPFLLICNTTIAFGSPNKSGKNISHGSPLGEIEISLTRKKLNWNYKPFIIPKFIYDKWNAKDIGNLKELKWINKFNEYSILFPELAKELKRRINNLLPNNWIIKSKQFIQKLYKNSTDISTRQASQECLEFFSKILPEFLGGSADLSSSNLTLCSESKAINKSIYGNYIHYGVREFGMIAISNGISLYKGFIPYTATFLTFSDYARNAIRMAALMKIRNIMIYTHDSIGVGEDGPTHQPIEQLSSLRLIPNLSIWRPCDQLETVIAWKYAIENIHNPTGLILSRQNLPVQIRNKSKITYIKYGGYILKDCLEQNPDVILIATGSEVHLAVEVYNQLSKLKYKIRVVSMPSTDVFDKQSEEYKNYVLPQKIKLRIAIEAGKSDFWYKYVGLKGIVIGIDKFGYSAPAEKLFKKFGFTVENIILKIQKLLKYN; encoded by the coding sequence ATGTCTTCTCGAAGAGATCTTGCTAATGCTATTCGTATATTAAGTATAGATGCTATACAAAAATCTAATTCTGGTCATCCTGGAGCTCCTATGGGAATGGCTGATATAGCAGAAGTATTATGGCGTGATTATTTAAATCATAATCCTGGAAATCCTCAATGGATAAATCGTGACAGATTTATCTTATCTAATGGTCATAGTTCAATGTTAATATATAGTTTATTACATTTAACTGGTTATGATTTAACAATATCAGAATTGAAAAATTTTAGACAACTAAATTCTAAAACTCCAGGACATCCTGAATTTGGATGTACACCAAGTATAGAAACAAGTACAGGACCATTAGGTCAAGGATTAGCTAATGCTGTTGGTATGGCTATAGCTGAAAAAACATTAGCTGCACAATTTAATAAACCAAATTTTGATATAATTAATCATTATACTTATGTATTTATTGGTGATGGATGTTTAATGGAAGGGATATCTCATGAAGTATGTTCTTTAGCAGGTACATTAAAATTAAAAAAATTAATAGTATTTTATGATAATAATGGTATATCTATTGATGGTAATATTAGTGGATGGTTTACTGATGATACTAAAAAAAGATTTGAATCATATGGATGGAATGTTATTTCTAATATAAATGGTCATAATTATAAAGAAATACAAAAAGCAATCAATACAGCTAAAACTTCTATAGAAGAAAAACCATTTTTATTAATATGCAATACTACTATTGCTTTTGGTTCACCTAATAAATCTGGGAAAAATATATCACATGGATCACCATTAGGTGAAATAGAAATTTCTTTAACCAGGAAAAAATTAAATTGGAACTACAAACCTTTTATTATACCAAAATTTATCTATGATAAATGGAATGCAAAAGACATAGGAAATTTAAAAGAATTAAAATGGATAAATAAATTTAATGAATATTCTATATTATTTCCGGAATTAGCTAAAGAATTAAAAAGAAGAATTAATAATTTATTACCTAATAATTGGATTATTAAATCTAAACAATTTATTCAAAAATTATATAAAAATTCTACTGATATATCTACTCGTCAAGCATCACAAGAATGTTTAGAATTTTTTTCGAAAATATTACCAGAATTTTTAGGTGGTTCTGCTGATTTATCTTCCAGTAATTTAACTTTATGTTCTGAATCTAAAGCTATAAATAAATCAATATATGGTAATTATATTCATTATGGTGTAAGAGAATTTGGTATGATTGCTATATCTAACGGAATTTCTTTATATAAAGGATTTATTCCATATACAGCAACTTTTTTAACATTTTCCGATTACGCTCGTAATGCTATTCGTATGGCTGCATTAATGAAAATTAGAAATATAATGATTTATACTCATGATTCTATAGGAGTAGGAGAAGATGGACCTACTCATCAACCAATTGAACAATTATCTAGTTTAAGATTAATTCCAAATTTAAGTATTTGGCGTCCATGTGATCAATTAGAAACAGTTATAGCATGGAAATATGCTATTGAAAATATTCATAATCCAACTGGATTAATATTATCTCGTCAAAATTTACCTGTACAAATTAGAAATAAAAGTAAAATAACATATATTAAATATGGTGGTTATATCTTAAAAGATTGTTTAGAACAAAATCCTGATGTTATTTTAATAGCAACAGGTTCAGAAGTTCATTTAGCAGTAGAAGTATATAATCAATTATCTAAATTAAAATATAAAATTAGAGTTGTTTCTATGCCTTCTACAGATGTTTTTGATAAACAAAGTGAAGAATATAAAAATTATGTATTACCTCAAAAAATTAAATTAAGAATTGCAATTGAAGCTGGAAAATCTGATTTTTGGTATAAATATGTAGGATTAAAAGGAATTGTAATAGGAATAGATAAATTTGGTTATTCTGCACCTGCTGAAAAATTATTTAAAAAATTTGGTTTTACAGTAGAAAATATTATTTTAAAAATTCAAAAACTTTTAAAGTATAATTAA